A stretch of DNA from Catenulispora acidiphila DSM 44928:
GGCGCCGGCGCGCGCCGACGTCACCTTCCGGCTCTCCGCGCCGCAGCCGAACACGGTGCTGGTCCCGGCCGGCTCGCAGATCGCGACCCTGCGCACCGAGTCCGAGGAGGCGCTGGTCTTCAGCTCCGGCGAGCCGCTGCGGATCGTGCCGTGCTCGCTGACCGCCGTGGTGGTGCAGAACAACGGCGCGAGCCCGACCGACCGGACCGTGGACGTGCTCGACGGCAAGGACGTGCCGGCGTTCTCCCCGGCTCCGGCACCCGGCGACGCGCTGTACTTCGGGCTGTCCTCGCCGGTGCCCTCCTGCGTGGCGGTGCTGCGGCTGAGCAGCCAGGTCGACGGCGTCGGCGTGGACCCGCGCCAGCCGCCGCTGGTCTGGGAGGCGTGGTCGGCGGACGGCTGGATGGCCTGCGAGGTGGACTCCGACGAGACCGGCGGTCTGAACCGGCCCGGCGACGTCTCCCTGCACGTCCCCTCGCGGCACATCGTCTCGCGCCTGGCCGGGATCGAGGCGGCCTGGCTGCGCTGCCGGGTCCTGGAGCCGCGCGCGGCGCAGCCCTTTTACGCGGTGAGCCCGAGCCTGCGCGGAGCCTCGGCGCGCACGATGGGCGGCACGGTCCGCGCCCTGCACTCCGAAGCCGTCCGCGACGAAGAGCTCGGCGAGTCCTCCGGCGTCGCCGGGCAGCGTTTCCACCTGTCCCGCACGCCGGTCGCGGTCGACGACCCGATGCTCCAGCTCGACACCTCCGACGGCGAGGGCTGGCAGCGCTGGGAGCTGGTCGACACCTTCGCCGGCTCCGGTCCGGACGACCGGCACTTCCAGCTGGACCCGGTCACCGGCGAGATCGCCTTCGGTCCGGCGCTGCGTCAGCCGGACGGCAGCGTCCAGCAGTACGGCGCGGTCCCGCTCAAGGGCGTGCGCATCCGGGCCACCGCCTACCGGATCGGCGGCGGCCGGGCCGGCAACGTGGCGCGCGGTGCTCTCAGTGTCCTGCGAACCTCGATCCCTTACGTCTCGCAGGTGGAGAACCGCGAAGCCGCACGCGGCGGCGTCGACGGCGAATCGGTGGCCGAGTCGAAGGTGCGCGCGCCGATCTCGCTGCGCGCGCAGGATCGCGCGGTGACGGTCCGGGACTATGAGGAGCTGACCCGCCGCGCCGCTCCCGAAGCCGCGCGCATCCACTGCCTGTCGGTGGACGAGAAGACCAAGCTCCACGGCAAGGAAGCCGGGATCGGCGCGGTCCGGCTGCTGGTGGTCCCGCAGGCGGTCCCGGACGTCGGCGGCTTCCTGCGCTTCGAGCAGCTGGTGCCCGGGGACGAGCTGCTCAGCCGCATCGCCGCCTACCTGGACGACCGGCGCCCGATCGGCACCCGGCTGGCCGTCGGACCGCCGTACTACCAGGGCGTCACCGCCGCGGTGACGCTGCACGCCTTCCGCGGCGCCGAGACCGACCAGGTCCGCACCGGCGCCGTCAACGCCCTGTATTCCTATCTCGACCCGCTGACCGGCGGACCGACCGGGGAGGGCTGGCCGTTCGGCCGCTCGGTGCACTCCGGGGAGCTGTACGCGGTGCTGCAGCGCGTCCCCGGCGTGGAGATGGTCGACGAGGTGCGCCTACACCCGGCCGACCCGCTGACCGGCAAGCGCGGCGACTCCGCCGAGCGGATCGAGCTGGACCCCTCGGCGCTGGTGTTCTCCTACGACCACCGGGTGAAGGTGGTCGGCGGATGAGGGGCGCGGCCGACGGGCTCGGCAGCCCGTTCCCGCTCGGCGAGCAGCTGCCGAGCGTCTACGCCGACGACGATTTCGCGCAGCGTTTCGTCGGCGGTCTGGACGACCTGTTCGCGCCGATGTTCTCGGTGCTGGACAACCTTTCGGCCTACCTGCGGCCCGAGCTGGCGCCGCCGGACTTCGTGTCCTGGCTCGGCGGCTGGGTCGGCGCGGAGCTGTCCGGGGACGAGTCCGACCCGGACCTGCGCGCCGCGGTGTCCGGCGCGGCCGGGCTGCACCGCTATCGCGGGACCGTGCACGGCCTGGCCGAAGCCGTCCGCCTCGGGTTCGGCATCGAGCCGACCATCGTGGAGAGCGGGGGCATGTCCTGGTCGGCGCGTCCGCTCGGGCCGTTGCCGGGGGAGCCCGAGCCGGCTTTGCAGGTCCGGCTCACCAAGGCCCAGGCCAGCTCGGTCGATCTGGCTCGCCTGCAGGCCCTGGTGGCCGCGGTGCGGCCGGCGCACGTCCCGTACTCCGTTGTCGTCGAAGAATCCTGAAAGGTAGCGTTACGCGCCGATGTCCACCGATCTCAGTGAGCTGACCTGCCCCGACTGCGGTGCGCGCGAGCAGCGGGAAGCCTTCTGCGACAGCTGCGGGGCGGCACTGACCCGGGCCAAGCCGGCCGTGGTCGGCGCCGGGGCGCCGGCGGCTTTCGAGGAGTCGCCGTCCGGGGAAAGTGCGGGGAGCGCAGGGAACACAGGCAGCACAGGGAGCGCCGAGAGCGCAGCCGGCGTGGCGGCGATTCCGTCGGCGCGCTCCGGCGAGGCAGCGGCTCCGGCTTCGACCGCCGAGCACGATTCCGCGCGCGCTCCCGGGCTCCACCTCGTCGTCGACGAGGCGGACACCGTGCCGCTGGACGAGGTCGCGCGGGCCGAGGCGGAGCGCCGAGAACTCGCCGAGGCCGCCGCCGAGCGCGCTGAACAAGCCGAGAAAGCCGAACGAGCCGAGCGCGCCGAACGCGCCCGCGCCCTGCTGGTCCCGGTCGCCGACCAGACCGAGCCGCCGCCCGGCATCGTCCCGGTCCTGCCCGGCAAGCCCGACCCCATCGCCCCGCAGCGCAAGAACGCCGAGGCGCTGGAAGCCCTCGACGCAGGCATCGAATGTCAGTGGTGTGCCACCCGCAACCCGCCGGAGCGGCACTTCTGCCGGCGCTGCGGCCAGCGCCTGGCCTACGCGCCGGTGGAGGCGCGCCGTCCGTCGTGGTGGCGCCGCGTGTTCTTCTTCTGGCGCAACCGGCCGCTGCCCTTCGCCGGCCAGCGCCCCCGGCTGCGGCGCGGTCCGGGGCAGGCGATCCGCCCGGTGGTGTGGGCGATCGTGGTGGTAGTTGTGATCGTCGTCGTGGTCCAGGAGTATTCGCCGGTCTCCAAGAACGTCCGCGACCACTTCGCCAAGCCGAACGAGATCTCCAACTGGACCATCGGCGCGTCCCACGAGGATCCCAACCACAAGGCCAAGCTCCTGCACGACACCTACTCCGACACCTGGTGGGGCAGCGGGTTCTCGCCGCAGAACACGAACGGCGCGAGCGTGACCGTCACCTTCTCCCAGCCGGCGAACCTGCTGGACCTGGGGATCACGCCGGGCGCCGGCACCGCCGCGGACACCTTCGGCGCGCAGGGATCGCCGGAGACCATCGAGGCCGAGCTGATCCCGATCCCCGGCAAGGGCGCGCCGATCAAGAAGACGTTCACCCTCGACGACCAGCCCGGTTTCCAGAAGGTCCAGCTGCGCGGCGACGACATCCGCCAGGTGGTGCTGACCATCACCTCCTCCTACCCGCCCACCGCCGCCGACCCCGCCAAGGCGGTGGAGACGGCCGTCACCGAGTTGGAGTTCTACACGCGCCACTGACGATCCCGGCGGCGCCCCGCCGATAGGCCGTCGTCCCCAGCAACCTCATAATTCTCATCATCCGCCCGGACTGTCCGCTCACGTCCTCCGTGCCTGGTCGTCAGTGATCAAGGTACGGATGCCGGCGTGGGCGTTCCCGTGGTGTTCCGTTGAGGTCCGTTGGTTTCGCACCCGGTGCCGTGATGTCCTTGCGGGCGGCGGCAGCAGCCGCCCCGGCTTCGGCGAACCTGGCCGGCGAGGGTGAGGGGGGACAGTCCTGTGCGACGTGTCCAGACCGTGGTGATGGCCGCCGATCCGGTGCTGCGCGCCGGCATCGTCAACCTTCTCGACCGCCGCAGCGAGATCGAGCTGCTGGCCGAGGACGGCCCGGGCCGCGACCCGCTGATCGTGATGTGCGCCGACGACGCCGCCGAGCTGTTGGAGGCCGGACCGCAGGCGGCGCCCAAGCCCGCGTACACCGTGCTCGTGGTGAGCCGGATGAACAAGGCGCAGCTGTTGGAAGTGGTCGAACTCGGGGTGACCGCCGTGGTCTGGCGCCGCGAGGCGACCGCCGACCGGCTGGTGCGCGCCGTCCAGCTGGTCGACCGGGGCGCCGGCGACCTGCCCGCGGACCTGCTCGGCGGGCTGCTCGGCGAGGTCGGCCGGGCCCGGCGGGCACGCGGCGCCGGGACCGAGCCGCTGCCGATGGGGCTGTCCAGCCGCGAGGTGGACGTCATCCGGCTGGTCTCCGAGGGCATGGAGACCAAGGAGATAGCGGCGAAGCTCTGCTATTCCGAACGCACCATCAAAGGCGTGCTGCACGACGTGATGACGCGGCTGGAGTTGCGCAACCGGGCGCACGTCGTCGCGCACGCGGCCCGCGAGGGCTACCTGCGCTGGACCTGAGGGCGCCGCGTGCTGCCCGTCCGGACATCGCGCAGTGCCCGGCACGCCGTACCGGCGCACCTGGCAGCCGCGCGGAGCGGGCACGACGATGAATTGGCTGTGCCCGCCGTATCGGCGGAGCCCGTCCCGGCCCGGCGGCGGCAGAGAGTGGAAGAGAACCGAGTTTGATCCCCGAAATCGACGAGGCGCTGCGCAGCCTGCTGCGATCCGCCCTGCCCGACAAGGGCGTGGACATCGCCTTCGACGCCCCGACCCGGGATTGGGCCGCGCGTCGGAACACCCCCACGGTCGACGCCTACCTCTATGACATCCGCGAAGACCTCACCCGGCGCGAGCGCGGCGTCGTGGCGATCCGGGACGAGCGGGGCATCGTGGTGCGCCGTCGCCAGCCGCCACGCTATTTCCGGCTTTCCTACCTGGTGACCGCCTGGACCAAGCGCGCCGAGGACGAACACCGGCTGCTGGCCGTGGTGCTCGGCTGCCTGCTCACCCACGACTCGCTGCCCATCCCCGATGGCCCGGGACAACTGTCCGCACTCGGATTGCAGATCCCGATGACCGCAGCCACTCCGCCGCAGGAGTCGCGCTCCATCGCCGACATCTGGTCGGCGCTCGGCGGCGACCTCAAGCCCTCCCTGGACCTGGTGATCACCGCGCCGTTCCCGGTGGGCCCGGAGTTCCCGGTCGGGCCGGCGGTCACCGAGGGCGCCGGGGTGCGCAGCCACCGGCTCGACGAGCCGGAGGCCGAGGCGCCGCTGCGGCTGCGCCGCTACGGGAAGATCGAGCGGTGAACGCCGAGGCCAAGGCCGCGCGGCACTGCCTGGATCTGCTGGCCGAGCAAGTCAGGATCCTGGTCGACGTGCGCTCGGCGGTCGACCCCAGCGCCGAGGATCCGTTGCGGGGCTTGCGTTTGTCGGCCGACCAGGTCGGCTGGCTGCTGGAGGCCGGAAGCCTCGATCCGACGCGCTCGGGCGGCGCGCTGGCTGCTCTGGACGATTTCGAGGCGGACGGGGATTTGATTCCGGCGGCTGAGGGATGGCCGCGCTTGGCTGAGCTGGCCGAGACTTTTGAGCTGACGCCACTGGATGTGGCGGTGTTGGTGCTGGCACTGGCGCCGGACGTGGACCGGGTCTTCGAGTCCTGTTACGGCTACCTGAACGACGACGTGACGCGGCGGCGCGCGACCGTCGGACTGGCGCTGGACTTGTCCGGCCGCGAGGCCTGGGATCCGGTGGCACGCGCTCGCTTTTCTGCCGGAGCGCCGTTGGTGTCCGGCGGTCTGCTGGAGCTGGAAGACGCCGATCAGCCGCTGCTGTCGCGGACTCTGCGAGTGCCGGACCGCGTGGTGGCTCATTTGCTGGGTGATGACACGCCGGACGACGTCCTGCACGGCTTGACTCAGGCTATTGATTCTTTCGCTGAGGCGCCCGACGCCGCGACCCTCGCCGAAGTCGAGCGGCGCCCCGGCTTGGTGGAGCTGCTGCGTGCCGGACCGACGCTGATCCAGTTGCGTGAGCAGCGTAAAGGCAGCGCGGACGCGGTCGCCTTGGCGCTGTTCGCCGCCGCGGGTCGTCCCGCGCTGCGGATCACGCTGACCGAGAAGGTGCTGGCGCGCGCCGACCAGATCGTTCCCGCCCTGATTCGCGAAGCCCGGCTGCGCCGCGCGGGCTTGGTGGTGCTCCTGCCCGAGCCGGTGGATCCCGGACCGCTGTGCACCGATCAGGTCCCGGTCCTGCTGGTCGGTGAGGCGCGGCGGGAGTCCGGCGGCTGGCCGGTGCGTCCGCTGGTGGTGGACGTCGAGTCCCCGGCAGGCGGCTCGCCGGAGTGGATCGCGCGCTGGCGTTCGGAGCTGGGACCGCTCGCGCCGGGGACCGATCTGGAGGCGACCGTCGCTCCGTTCCGGTTGACCGCGACCGGTATCGCTCGGGCGGCCGGGACCGCCCGGGCGCTGGCCGCGCTGGAAGGTCGGCAGCCGGACGAGACCCACATCCGTCGCGCCGCTCGGCAGGAGAACGCCCGAGGTATGGGACCGGGCGTCCGGCACGTGGAACCGGCGGTCGGCTGGCCGGATCTGGTGCTGCCGGAGACCGAGGGCGCGCGGCTGCGCGAGCTGGTGGACCGGGTTCGCAACCGTGATCGGGTCTTGGGCGCTTGGGGTCTGCGGACCGGCGGCGGCCGGGGTCGCGGCGTGGCGGCGTTGTTCGCCGGGGAGTCCGGGACCGGCAAGACGCTGGCGGCCGAGGTCGTGGCCGGTGAGCTGGGACTGGACTTGTACGTGGTCGAACTCAGTGCCCTGGTGGACAAATACGTCGGCGAGACTGAGAAAAACCTGGAGCGGCTGTTCGCCGAGGCCGACCGGGTGGACGCGGTCATCCTGTTCGACGAGGCCGACGCGGTCTTCGGCAAGCGCTCGGAGACCAAGGACGCGCACGACCGCTACGCCAACATGGAGAGCGCGTATCTGTTGCAGCGCCTGGAATCCTTCAACGGCGTCGCTCTGCTCACCACCAATCTGCGCGCCAACATCGACGACGCCTTCACCCGCCGCTTCGACCTGATCGTCGATTTCCCGTTCCCGGACGCCGCGCTGCGCAAGGCGTTGTGGCAGCGCTGCCTGGCCGGGTCCGTGCCGTTGGAGCCCGACGTCGCCGACGGCTCCGCGCTGGACGCGGTTGCCGACCGTTTCGAACTCGCCGGTGGCGCCATCCGGGCTGCCGCCACCACCGCCGCGTACTTGGCAGCGGCCGGCGGACGCCGAGTCGGCGCGGAGGATCTGCTGACCGGGGCGCAGCGGGAGTACCGGAAGATGGGCCGGCTGTCGCAGGAGGACTTGGTGGGCCTCGAATTCTGACCGGAGACAGCGGTATCAGGAGGCGAACCTCAACGTTCGTGCCGACGGCCGCCGACTCGCGCAACCGTATGAGCATACTGAGATTAGAAGCATCTTTCCTGGACGGAGCCTCGCATGCGAGATCAGGACGCTGGTAAGGCCAAGGCTGAGGGCCGCACGCAGAGCGCCCCGGCGCGCTCGGCGGCGGGTCCCTCGGCCGACCCGACCGGGATCTTGACGTTGCAGCGAAGCATCGGGAACGCCGCTGTGGTCCAACTGCTCGCGGCGTCCGGCGATGGGTATTCCCAGGAGCAGCACGAACACGGTCCCGGCTGCGGGCACGGCGGCTCCGCGCCGGTCCAGCGCTCGGAGGTGCAGTCGGTCCTGTCCTCGGCGGGTCAGCCGCTGGGCGGTTCGGTGCGCACTGAGATGGAGACCCGGCTCGGCGCCGACTTCTCCGACGTGCGCCTGCACACCGGGACCGCCGCACGCCGCTCGGCCGCCGAGATCGGGGCGCGCGCCTACACCTCCGGGAACCACGTCGTCATCGGCGACGGCGGCGGCGACAAGCACACCCTCGCCCACGAGCTGACCCACGTCATCCAGCAGCGCCGCGGTCCGGTCGCCGGCAGCGACAACGGCAGCGGACTCACCGTCTCCGACCCCTCGGACCGCTTCGAGCGCGAGGCGGAGGCCAACGCCACGCGCGTGCTGGGCATGCCGCTGGCTCCGGCAGCGAATACGGGGACTGCGACCGATGCGGTGCAGCGATCGGCTGCCGCTGGAGGCGAGGCCAACGCCACACGGCTTTCAGGCATGTCGCTGGCTCCGGCGGTTGGTGCTGCCGACGCGCCGGGCGCCACCGAGGCGGTGCAGCGATCGGCTGCCGCCGAAGGCGAGGCCAGCGCCACACGGCTTTCGGGCATGCCACTGGCTCCGGCGGCTGGGGTCGCCGACGCGCCGGGCGCCACCGATGCGGTGCGGCGATCGACCGCCGCGGAAGGCGTCGTGCAGCGCGCGCCGGGAACGCTTCTGGAGCGCGGCGGCAAGGCGGCGAAGAATGCTGCCGCCTCCGTGCGGCGGGGCGCCGCCAAGAGCGGGCCCACCGCGGATACCGCTGGTGGTGTGTTCGCCACTGCCGGGGGCACCGGCGGGGACTACGGCATCGCCTCCGGTATCGGTGCGGCCGGGCTGGTCAGCGGCGTGCTCGCGGTGCCGGACATGGTCGGGTCGGTGTTCGGGTTCTGTGAGGAGTTCCGGGCGTGGCTGCTCGCCACCGGTGAGGAGAAGGCCAAAGCCGGCCATCGGCTCGTGGCGACGATGGCCGGTCTGACGTCGAACTCCTCGGCGGTCGGCGGCGGGCTCACGTCGGGAGCGGCGAACCTGGCGCCGGCCGCGTCGTCGGTGCCGCTGGGGCAGGCCAGCGGCGTCCTGGGGATTGTCAACGGCCTGATCACCGCCGTCAACAGCTCGATGAAGGCGCACGAGGCGATCAAGCAGACCAAGGCGCTGCGCGGCGGGGACGGCGCCAAGGACTACAAGGCGATGTACAAGCACTTCCAGGACCTGCAGAAGGTTCTCGAGCACAACCACGACCTGGCCAAGAAGACCATGTACGAGCATTTCATGGAGGAGCTGGCTCCGGCTCGGCAGCTTCCCGCGCCTGAGAGCAGGGTCCGGATCGCCGCGCTGAAGGGCCGGTACGAGGAACGCCTGGAGGCGTGCGACCACCGCTACGCCCTGGCGAAGCTGACGGTGCACGACAACCTCGTGCGCGTCGAGGAGGCGGCGAACCTCCAGTCGGTCAGGGAACTCGGCGAGCGCAAGGGCGAGCGCCGCTCGGTCCGCCAGATCCTCACAGCGCTGAGCGGAACCCTGAACATCTCCGTCGGCGCGCTGGCGATCGCCGCCGTCGCCCTCGGCCTGACCGGCGGCGCGATCCCCATCGCCGGCCAGGCGATCGCCGGTCTCGTCGGGCTGATCGGCGTCGGGCTGCTGACCTGGCAGGTCGTGAACAAGGTCCGGGCGAACCTGAAGCACCTGGAGAGCGACCCGGCGTTCCAGGACCACACGCAGTGGGGCATCTTCGCCGAGGCCATGAAGATCTGGAAGCCCAAGCTCGCCAGCTCGCGGGACAAGGCTGCGGAGACGCTGCTGGACGCGCTCAAGAACTCTCAGTACCCGGAGAACAAGGCGGAGGCCGAGCGGCTGGCCAAGGCGCTGCGGCTGAACCCGCAGGAGCTGGTGGCGATGCCCGAGGCGAAGGAAGCGCTGGCGAAGATTAAGGACAGGCTTGCCTCAACCTGAGGCCGGGCGGTTTGAGCGGGCAGTCCGAGGCGCCCGGCGGTTAGGGTCGAAGTCGACAGGATGTATCAGCCCCTGTCGGTCTCGACCGGAAGGAGGCCGCTGTGGCAGCGTCTAAAGGGCGTCCCTCGGGGCTCATGTTGATGGTTTTCATCGCCGGCGGGCTTTTGATGGTCGGCGCGATCCAGGCGGGCAACGCCATGCTCGTGATCATCACGCTCCTGCTCATGGCGGTGAGCGTCGACGCACTGCGGCGGCGCTGAGGGCGCCGCTGGAGCCGCTATGTGGGTGAACAGGGTTTCAACCTCTTCAGGTCGGTTACTCGGCGACCATGACCGACGAGCCCTACTGGACGACCACCGGCGGCAGGACCGACTACCCCAGGCTGGACGGCCGGGGCAGAGCCGACGTGGCGGTCATCGGCGGTGGGGCGGCCGGGCTGTGGACGGCCTGGGAGCTGGCACGCACCGGACGGCGCGTGGCACTCCTGGAGGCCGGCCGGATCGTCGAGGCCGCGAAGGGCGGCGGCGCCGGACAGGCATCGGTGCTGCAAGCCCTCGCCCACAGCCGGATCGAGCGCGCCGCCGGAGCCGAGGCGGCGCGCTCCTACGCCGAGGCGCAGGCGCGGGCCGTGGAGCGGATCGCCGAGGTAGCCGATCGGCTCGGCGTCGAGTGCGAGGTGGAGCGGCGAGCGGCTTATCTGTATGCCGACGACGAGGCTTCCCTGGCGGATCTGCGCGCGGAGACCGCTGCCGCGCATGAAGCCGGAGTCCCGGTTGTCGACGGCGTGGGGATAGGCGTCGGCGTCGGCGTGCCGTTCGCGGTGAAAGGCGCGGCGCACATCGCCGACCAGCTCCAGTTCCATCCCTCCAAACTCCTCACGGCGCTGGCCGAGGACCTCGTCCGGCTGGGATCGGCAGTGTACGAACACAGCCGCGTCGTCACCGTCGACGTCGGAGAACCCTGCGTCGTCATGACCGAGAGCGGCGCATCGGTCGCCGCCGAGCACGTGGTGGTCGCCACCGGCTTCCCGATCACGGCGACGAAGGCGGTGCGGCGCGCGCTGCGTGCCCGGCGTGAGCTGCTGCTGGCCGGGGCGATGCCGGCCGAGCTGGCGCCGGAGGCGACGTACGCCGCCGTCGCGGAGTCCGGCGTGTCGGTGCGCACCGCACCGCTGGGCGACGGGCAGCGCCTGGTCGTCGTCGCGGGGGAGAAGTACGAGCCCGGCTCCGGCGGAGTCGGCGAGCGGTACGCGCGGCTGGCGGCGTGGGCCGCCGAGAACGTGGGTCTGAGCCGCGTGGACTACCACTGGTCGGCGCAGGACTGCCAGAGCGAGGACCACCTCCCGCTGATCGGGCGGGCTTCGGCGACGGCGGACCGGCGGTGCCTGTGGGTCGCGACCGGCTCGGCGGGTTGGGACGCCGGTACCGCGGTGCTCGCGGGCGGCCTCATCACCGCCGGTATCCGGGGTCAGCGGCCCGCTTCGTGGGCGGCGGCGTTCGCCCCGGCGCGGTGGGAGAAGGCCCTGCGGCCGGAGGACGCGTGGAGCGGCCCGGTGCGGTCGGTGGTCCGGCACCGCGTCGAGCCCGACGAGCGGGACGCCCTCGACGCGATCCGTCCTGGCGACGCCGCGGTGGTGGACGTCGGCGGCGAGCACTGCGCGGCATACCGGGACGACCACGGACTGCTGCACCTGGTCTCGGCGCTGTGTCCGCACCTGGGCTGCACCGTCGGGTTCAACGACGTGGAGAAGACCTGGGAGTGCCCGTGCCACGGCTCCCGGTTCGCCATCGACGGCGCGTTGTTGCAGGGACCGGCGGCCGAACCACTCGCCCCGGCGCGTGCCTACTTGGCGCTCGCGGCGACGGAATGACGGCGTGGCGCAGTGGTGGCGGCATAGTGGCGCGACGGTGGCGGCAAACGAAACGGCAGGGGGAGATCACCGGACGGAACGGGGCGTGATGCTCGCAGCGGGCAACTGACCCTTTCCCCGGACGTTTGGCAGGCTGTGATCGGGTAACCAAGGGGAAACCCATGGACCCCATGGGAGGTTGACCGTCCAGCACCTGGAGGATGTCGTGCTGTCTCTCACCGATCGGGCCGCGGCCGCCATTCAGGTACTGACCACGAGTTCCGAACTGCCCCCGGAGACCGCCGGTCTGCGCATCGTCGCGGCCGACCCGAGCCTGAACGGCAACCAGGACCAGTTCTCGGCGGTCCTGGCCACCGGTCCCGACGCCGGCGACCAGGTCGTGGAGTCCGGTCCGGCGCGCATCTTCCTGGAGTCCACGGCCGCCACGGTCCTGGACGGACGGGAGTTGGATGCCACCGTCGACGTGGACGGGAGCGTTAAATTCGTCGTGGGTCCGGGCGTATAGCGAAAATTCACCTGTTTCGGCGGCTTTGCCGTTCTTGAATCGACCCCGCGTTCCTGGGCAACAGGGCTGTCATGAAGCTCCTCGCCTACGCCGACCGGGCCGTGGCCCTGGTGAACACGGACGACCACGGGACCGGCCGAGACCGCCTGCAGTCGAGCGATGACGTCTACCGCCTCCTGCCGCAGGGCTGGCGCGTGACCCCCACCGCCGCCTCGGCGGGCCTGGACGAACTGCGC
This window harbors:
- a CDS encoding eCIS core domain-containing protein, giving the protein MRDQDAGKAKAEGRTQSAPARSAAGPSADPTGILTLQRSIGNAAVVQLLAASGDGYSQEQHEHGPGCGHGGSAPVQRSEVQSVLSSAGQPLGGSVRTEMETRLGADFSDVRLHTGTAARRSAAEIGARAYTSGNHVVIGDGGGDKHTLAHELTHVIQQRRGPVAGSDNGSGLTVSDPSDRFEREAEANATRVLGMPLAPAANTGTATDAVQRSAAAGGEANATRLSGMSLAPAVGAADAPGATEAVQRSAAAEGEASATRLSGMPLAPAAGVADAPGATDAVRRSTAAEGVVQRAPGTLLERGGKAAKNAAASVRRGAAKSGPTADTAGGVFATAGGTGGDYGIASGIGAAGLVSGVLAVPDMVGSVFGFCEEFRAWLLATGEEKAKAGHRLVATMAGLTSNSSAVGGGLTSGAANLAPAASSVPLGQASGVLGIVNGLITAVNSSMKAHEAIKQTKALRGGDGAKDYKAMYKHFQDLQKVLEHNHDLAKKTMYEHFMEELAPARQLPAPESRVRIAALKGRYEERLEACDHRYALAKLTVHDNLVRVEEAANLQSVRELGERKGERRSVRQILTALSGTLNISVGALAIAAVALGLTGGAIPIAGQAIAGLVGLIGVGLLTWQVVNKVRANLKHLESDPAFQDHTQWGIFAEAMKIWKPKLASSRDKAAETLLDALKNSQYPENKAEAERLAKALRLNPQELVAMPEAKEALAKIKDRLAST
- a CDS encoding DUF4255 domain-containing protein; amino-acid sequence: MIPEIDEALRSLLRSALPDKGVDIAFDAPTRDWAARRNTPTVDAYLYDIREDLTRRERGVVAIRDERGIVVRRRQPPRYFRLSYLVTAWTKRAEDEHRLLAVVLGCLLTHDSLPIPDGPGQLSALGLQIPMTAATPPQESRSIADIWSALGGDLKPSLDLVITAPFPVGPEFPVGPAVTEGAGVRSHRLDEPEAEAPLRLRRYGKIER
- a CDS encoding phage tail protein — protein: MRGAADGLGSPFPLGEQLPSVYADDDFAQRFVGGLDDLFAPMFSVLDNLSAYLRPELAPPDFVSWLGGWVGAELSGDESDPDLRAAVSGAAGLHRYRGTVHGLAEAVRLGFGIEPTIVESGGMSWSARPLGPLPGEPEPALQVRLTKAQASSVDLARLQALVAAVRPAHVPYSVVVEES
- a CDS encoding helix-turn-helix transcriptional regulator, with protein sequence MRRVQTVVMAADPVLRAGIVNLLDRRSEIELLAEDGPGRDPLIVMCADDAAELLEAGPQAAPKPAYTVLVVSRMNKAQLLEVVELGVTAVVWRREATADRLVRAVQLVDRGAGDLPADLLGGLLGEVGRARRARGAGTEPLPMGLSSREVDVIRLVSEGMETKEIAAKLCYSERTIKGVLHDVMTRLELRNRAHVVAHAAREGYLRWT
- a CDS encoding putative baseplate assembly protein, coding for MALPSPNLDDRRFQQFVDDAKRYVQQRCPEWTDHNVSDPGVTLIEAVAYMADQLVYRLNRVPDKNYLAFLDLLGINRFPPAPARADVTFRLSAPQPNTVLVPAGSQIATLRTESEEALVFSSGEPLRIVPCSLTAVVVQNNGASPTDRTVDVLDGKDVPAFSPAPAPGDALYFGLSSPVPSCVAVLRLSSQVDGVGVDPRQPPLVWEAWSADGWMACEVDSDETGGLNRPGDVSLHVPSRHIVSRLAGIEAAWLRCRVLEPRAAQPFYAVSPSLRGASARTMGGTVRALHSEAVRDEELGESSGVAGQRFHLSRTPVAVDDPMLQLDTSDGEGWQRWELVDTFAGSGPDDRHFQLDPVTGEIAFGPALRQPDGSVQQYGAVPLKGVRIRATAYRIGGGRAGNVARGALSVLRTSIPYVSQVENREAARGGVDGESVAESKVRAPISLRAQDRAVTVRDYEELTRRAAPEAARIHCLSVDEKTKLHGKEAGIGAVRLLVVPQAVPDVGGFLRFEQLVPGDELLSRIAAYLDDRRPIGTRLAVGPPYYQGVTAAVTLHAFRGAETDQVRTGAVNALYSYLDPLTGGPTGEGWPFGRSVHSGELYAVLQRVPGVEMVDEVRLHPADPLTGKRGDSAERIELDPSALVFSYDHRVKVVGG
- a CDS encoding ATP-binding protein, translated to MNAEAKAARHCLDLLAEQVRILVDVRSAVDPSAEDPLRGLRLSADQVGWLLEAGSLDPTRSGGALAALDDFEADGDLIPAAEGWPRLAELAETFELTPLDVAVLVLALAPDVDRVFESCYGYLNDDVTRRRATVGLALDLSGREAWDPVARARFSAGAPLVSGGLLELEDADQPLLSRTLRVPDRVVAHLLGDDTPDDVLHGLTQAIDSFAEAPDAATLAEVERRPGLVELLRAGPTLIQLREQRKGSADAVALALFAAAGRPALRITLTEKVLARADQIVPALIREARLRRAGLVVLLPEPVDPGPLCTDQVPVLLVGEARRESGGWPVRPLVVDVESPAGGSPEWIARWRSELGPLAPGTDLEATVAPFRLTATGIARAAGTARALAALEGRQPDETHIRRAARQENARGMGPGVRHVEPAVGWPDLVLPETEGARLRELVDRVRNRDRVLGAWGLRTGGGRGRGVAALFAGESGTGKTLAAEVVAGELGLDLYVVELSALVDKYVGETEKNLERLFAEADRVDAVILFDEADAVFGKRSETKDAHDRYANMESAYLLQRLESFNGVALLTTNLRANIDDAFTRRFDLIVDFPFPDAALRKALWQRCLAGSVPLEPDVADGSALDAVADRFELAGGAIRAAATTAAYLAAAGGRRVGAEDLLTGAQREYRKMGRLSQEDLVGLEF
- a CDS encoding NADase-type glycan-binding domain-containing protein, translated to MSTDLSELTCPDCGAREQREAFCDSCGAALTRAKPAVVGAGAPAAFEESPSGESAGSAGNTGSTGSAESAAGVAAIPSARSGEAAAPASTAEHDSARAPGLHLVVDEADTVPLDEVARAEAERRELAEAAAERAEQAEKAERAERAERARALLVPVADQTEPPPGIVPVLPGKPDPIAPQRKNAEALEALDAGIECQWCATRNPPERHFCRRCGQRLAYAPVEARRPSWWRRVFFFWRNRPLPFAGQRPRLRRGPGQAIRPVVWAIVVVVVIVVVVQEYSPVSKNVRDHFAKPNEISNWTIGASHEDPNHKAKLLHDTYSDTWWGSGFSPQNTNGASVTVTFSQPANLLDLGITPGAGTAADTFGAQGSPETIEAELIPIPGKGAPIKKTFTLDDQPGFQKVQLRGDDIRQVVLTITSSYPPTAADPAKAVETAVTELEFYTRH